One window of the Micromonas commoda chromosome 11, complete sequence genome contains the following:
- a CDS encoding predicted protein, with the protein MVLSWDKGPSEGKRQKVAKKPKEPKSETESYASLKLIQDAAKRIAPFAKLTPVHTCTSIDDMMSDETDKIEGATVELFFKCETFQKGGAFKFRGAMNSILQLSKADLQKGVVTHSSGNHAGALALAAKTKGIPSYIVVPEGAPQCKLDAIETYGGEITKCEATVPAREAAAARIQETTGATLIPPYNYGPVICGQGTIGLEFMEQVPDLDVVIVPISGGGMISGIATAVKGIKKDCVVIAAEPVGAGAYAADTFESKKRKELVDDLPVPDTIADGLKAKMGSLTWPVVRDKVDAVITVTEDEIVAAMKIIYERLKLVVEPSGAVGLAAAMSTQFKEFNRKNPPWGKISKHKKVGVVLCGGNVDLALLAKLFAP; encoded by the coding sequence ATGGTATTATCGTGGGACAAGGGACCGAGCGAGGGGAAGCGCCAGAAGGTCGCCAAAAAGCCCAAGGAACCCAAGTCGGAGACGGAATCGTACGCTTCGCTGAAGCTAATACAGGATGCCGCGAAACGCATAGCCCCTTTCGCGAAACTCACTCCGGTGCATACGTGCACCTCGATTGACGACATGATGTCCGACGAGACCGATAAgatcgagggcgcgacggtcgAGCTATTCTTCAAGTGCGAGACTTTCCAGAAGGGCGGTGCGTTCAAGTTCAGGGGCGCCATGAACAGCATCCTCCAGCTCTCGAAGGCAGATTTGCAAAAAGGAGTAGTCACCCACTCCAGTGGCAACCacgccggggcgctcgcgcttgCGGCCAAGACGAAGGGAATTCCCAGTTACATCGTCGTGCCCGAAGGCGCGCCTCAGTGCaagctcgacgcgatcgaaACCTACGGCGGTGAGATCACCAAGTGCGAGGCGACCGTCCCGGCCAgggaggctgcggctgcgcGGATTCAGGAGACGACGGGCGCCACTCTCATTCCGCCGTACAACTACGGCCCCGTGATTTGCGGGCAGGGCACCATCGGCTTGGAGTTCATGGAGCAGGTGCCGGATCTTGACGTGGTGATCGTGCCAATAAGCGGCGGGGGGATGATTTCGGGCATCGCCACCGCAGTGAAGGGAATCAAAAAGGACTGCGTGGTCATCGCAGCCGagcccgtcggcgcgggtgcctACGCGGCTGACACATTCGAGAGCAAGAAGAGGAAGGAGCTGGTGGATGACCTACCCGTGCCGGACACCATCGCTGACGGATTGAAGGCGAAGATGGGCTCTCTGACGTGGCCGGTGGTGAGAGATAAGGTTGACGCGGTCATCACGGTCACAGAGGATGAGATCGTGGCAGCGATGAAGATCATTTACGAACGGCTGAAGCTCGTGGTTGAGCCATCCGGGGCAGTTGGACTAGCTGCGGCGATGTCGACCCAGTTCAAGGAATTCAACCGAAAGAACCCACCGTGGGGAAAGATCTCTAAGCACAAGAAAGTAGGCGTGGTGCTTTGCGGCGGTAATGTAGACTTGGCACTACTTGCAAAGCTGTTTGCACCTTAG